Part of the Maridesulfovibrio sp. genome, GGATCTTCAGTCCGAGCCCAGATGTTGCTGATATGAACTTCAACACAGGGCACTTCAATCCATGCAAGGCAATCGGCAATGGCAAGACTGGTATGAGTGTATGCTCCGGCATTGAAGGCAACACCGTCAAGACCGTCTTCACGGGCTTTTTCCAGCCTGTCGATCAGTGCGCCTTCAGAATTGGACTGAAAAAACTCCAGCTTGATCTCGTCAGCTTTCTCACCCATAAGTGTCTTGAGATGTTCAGGAATATCTTCAATTTTATCAGTACCGTAAATCTCAGGCTGACGTTTGCCCACATATCCGAGATTGGGTCCGTTCAGAATCAGGAAGGTTTTCATCAAATCCACCTTTTGTGTTCAGGTTCAGGGAAAATATCCTTGTAATGATTGTCCTGCTTGACTAGCCTTGATAAATAAGTGAACAAGGCAGGTTCACGCAACAACAAATAATCAAGGACAATTCCTTATGGATAATACACTCACACTAATTAATACAATTTACGAGATCAATCAGCTTGAGGAAATAGCAGCTCCGCAGATCATCCTTGCCGGACGTTCCAATGTAGGAAAATCCTCGCTGATCA contains:
- a CDS encoding type II 3-dehydroquinate dehydratase, whose translation is MKTFLILNGPNLGYVGKRQPEIYGTDKIEDIPEHLKTLMGEKADEIKLEFFQSNSEGALIDRLEKAREDGLDGVAFNAGAYTHTSLAIADCLAWIEVPCVEVHISNIWARTEDPVRQKSFMGKQCIGVIAGFGIMSYALAVQALFSHVAAD